The nucleotide sequence AAGCTTCGATGATATCGCCTTCTTTAATATCATTGAACTTTTCTAACGTAATCCCACATTCATATCCAGCTGAAACTTCTTTAGCATCATCTTTAAAACGCTTCAATGCGTCGATCTTGCCTTCGTATGATACTACTCCATCACGGATTAAGCGAACTGTTGAGTCTCTTGTGATCTTACCTTCTGTAACGTAACAGCCAGCGATCGTACCTACTTTTGATACTTTAAATGTTGTACGTACTTCTACTTGACCGATTACTTTTTCTTCGAATTCAGGATCAAGCATTCCTTTCATCGCTGATTCGATTTCTTCGATTACATTATAGATAATGCGGTGCAGACGAACATCAACTTTTTCAGCATCAGCAGTACGCTTCGCACCTGTATCTGGACGAACGTTAAAACCAATTACGATAGCATTTGAAGCAGATGCGAGCATGATGTCATACTCGTTGATTGCTCCAACACCAGAGTGAATAATCTTAACTTTAACGCCTTCAACATCAATCTTTTGAAGCGATCCAGCAAGTGCCTCAACAGATCCCTGTACATCACCTTTGATGATGACATTGATTTCTTTAATGTCGCCTTCTTTAATCTGGTTAAAGAGGTCATCAAGATTCAGTTTAGAAGATTCTTTACGTTGAGCATCTTGTTGCTTTTTAAAGCGTGATTCCCCAACTTGTCGTGCTTTTTTCTCATCAGCAAAGACCATGAACTGATCTCCAGCTTGTGGAACATCGTTTAATCCTGTGATTTCAACAGGTGTTGATGGTCCAACAGTTTTAACACGGCGTCCAAGATCGTTCACCATCGCACGTACACGTCCGAAAGTGTGTCCGACTACGATTGGATCACCTACGTTTAATGTACCAGACTGAACAAGAAGTGTTGCTACAGATCCACGGCCTTTATCAAGCTGTGCTTCGATAACAGTTCCTGCTGCAGTACGGTTTGGATTTGCTTTTAATTCTTCAACTTCTGACACAAGGTTGATCATCTCAAGCAGGTCATCGATTCCGTCGCCTTTAATTGCAGATACGTTTACAAAGATCGTATCTCCGCCCCAAGCTTCAGAAACAAGGCCATGTTCAGTAAGCTCCTGCATAACACGATCAGGATTAGCAGCTTCTTTATCCATTTTGTTAACAGCTACAATGATCGGCACTCCAGCAGCTTTAGCATGGTTGATCGCTTCGACTGTCTGAGGCATAACTCCATCATCAGCAGCTACAACAAGGATCGTAATATCCGTTACTTGGGCACCACGAGCACGCATTGTTGTAAACGCAGCATGTCCAGGAGTATCAAGGAACGTAATTTGTTTTCCGTTGTTTGTGATCTGATAAGCACCGATATGCTGAGTAATTCCGCCAGCTTCACCAGCCGTTACCTTCGTGTTGCGGATCGCATCAAGAAGTGTTGTTTTACCATGGTCAACGTGTCCCATGATCGTAACAACCGGAGGACGTACTTGAAGATCTTTTTCATCGTCAACCACTTCGTAGTTTTCAAATTCTGTTTCATCAACGATGATTTCTTCTTCTACCTCAACATCATAGTCAGCTGCAATCAGTTCGATCGCTTCTTTATCAAGCTCTTGGTTGATTGTAGCCATGATACCAAGACCCATTAACTTCTTAATGATTTCAGAAGTATCTTTGTTTAATTTTTTTGCAAGTTCACCTACTTGAAGTGAATCTGTAAAAGTAATTTTGCTTGGCGTTTCAAGAACCTTTTTCTGTGGAGCTTGCTGCTGATGGTTCCCTCCGCCTCTATTTTGTTTGTTTCTGTTGTTTTGATTTTTGTTGTTGTTGTTTCTGTTATTGTTGTTTTGATTTCTGTTATTATTGCTGTTTCTGTTCTGATTGTTATTATTCTTGTTTTGGCCGCCTTGGCTGCCTTGGCTGTTTGTATTTGTGGACTTTGGTCCTTTAGTTTGTGACGAGTTATTGTTCTCTTTTTTTATTTTCATATTACTCTCTTTTTGAACTTCCTTTTTATTAGATTTGGTGTCGTTACCAGAGTTGCTATTTTTCATATCTGTTTTAGGGAGTTGATTTTGATTGGATGACTTTGCTTGATCTTTGTTTGTTTTAGGACGATATGCTTCGTCCAGTTTCTTAAGAGCTGCTTGATCAATCATAGACATATGATTTGCTACGTGGACATCCATCGTTTTCAGCTTTTCAATAATGTCTTTACTTTGAACATTTTTCTGTTTCGCATATTCGTATACGCGGATTTTACTCATATGTTCACCCCCGAGTTAGTGATCAAGAAGTTCCTTCAAACGCTTAGAAAATCCTTGATCATTTACAGCAACTACAACTCGTTGCTCTTTACCAATAGCCTTGCCCAAAATATTGCGATCTTCAATCCATACAAGATCAACTTTATAGAAGAGGCACTTATCAGTAACTTTTTTCTTTGTATTTTCAGAAGCATCTTTAGACAGCAAAACAAGTTTTGCGTTTTGCTTTTGTACGCTTTTAACAACTAGTTCTTCACCGGAAATGACTTTGCCGGCTCGAACTGCTATTCCAAGAAAGTTTTCCCAAGGAGATGGTTTCAAGATGTATGACTTCCTTTTTCTAGCTGTTCATATAAGTCAGCTGGAATTTTCGCTTTCAGATGTGACTCAAGAACCTTTTTCTTTTTTGCTTGTTCGATGCAAGCAGCTTCATGACAAAGGTAGGCTCCTCTTCCGGATTTCTTCCCTGACGTATCGACAGAGACTTCTCCTTCAGGCGAGCGGACAATACGTGTTAATTCTTTTTTAGCCTTCATTTCTTGACAGGCTACGCATTTTCTCATAGGAATTTTGCGTGTTTTCATTGTCTCCACCTCGTCTTCTCTTACTCTTCATCCTCATCAGTATCGTCGAAGAAATCATTTCGAGCGTTTGCAGGATCATATACGCCTGATTCTACTGCTTCTGTTTCACTTTTAATATCAATCTTCCAACCTGTTAACTTGGCTGCGAGTCGAGCATTCTGACCTCTTTTACCAATTGCTAGGGAAAGTTGATAGTCTGGCACGATTACCGTAGTCATTTTTTCCTCTTCGTTTACTTGAACTTCTAATACTTTTGCAGGACTTAGTGAATTTGCCACATAAACAACAGGATCTTCACTCCAACGAACGATATCGATCTTTTCGCCGTTCAGTTCATTTACGATTGTTTGGACACGCGCACCTTTTTGCCCGACACAAGAACCTACTGGATCCACTTCTGGATCTGCAGCATGTACGGCAATCTTAGAACGGTCTCCAGCTTCACGTGCGATCGATTTGATCTCAACAGTACCATCATAGATTTCAGGCACTTCAAGTTCGAACAAACGTTTTAATAAACCAGGGTGAGTTCTTGAAACCAAAATTTGAGGACCTTTAGTAGTCTTTTCAACTTTTGTGATATACACCTTGATGCGATCGTTCGTTGTATGCGATTCACCAGGCATCTGTTCAGCAGCTGGCAATAATGCCTCTACTCTGCCAAGGCTTACATACATATAGCGGTGGTCTTGTCTTTGAACAATTCCTGTAATAATGTCTTCTTCGCGGTCAATAAATTCTGAGAAGATAATTCCGCGTTCTGCTTCACGTACACGCTGTGTAACAACTTGTTTAGCTGTTTGCGCAGCGATACGGCCAA is from Fictibacillus sp. b24 and encodes:
- the infB gene encoding translation initiation factor IF-2; amino-acid sequence: MSKIRVYEYAKQKNVQSKDIIEKLKTMDVHVANHMSMIDQAALKKLDEAYRPKTNKDQAKSSNQNQLPKTDMKNSNSGNDTKSNKKEVQKESNMKIKKENNNSSQTKGPKSTNTNSQGSQGGQNKNNNNQNRNSNNNRNQNNNNRNNNNKNQNNRNKQNRGGGNHQQQAPQKKVLETPSKITFTDSLQVGELAKKLNKDTSEIIKKLMGLGIMATINQELDKEAIELIAADYDVEVEEEIIVDETEFENYEVVDDEKDLQVRPPVVTIMGHVDHGKTTLLDAIRNTKVTAGEAGGITQHIGAYQITNNGKQITFLDTPGHAAFTTMRARGAQVTDITILVVAADDGVMPQTVEAINHAKAAGVPIIVAVNKMDKEAANPDRVMQELTEHGLVSEAWGGDTIFVNVSAIKGDGIDDLLEMINLVSEVEELKANPNRTAAGTVIEAQLDKGRGSVATLLVQSGTLNVGDPIVVGHTFGRVRAMVNDLGRRVKTVGPSTPVEITGLNDVPQAGDQFMVFADEKKARQVGESRFKKQQDAQRKESSKLNLDDLFNQIKEGDIKEINVIIKGDVQGSVEALAGSLQKIDVEGVKVKIIHSGVGAINEYDIMLASASNAIVIGFNVRPDTGAKRTADAEKVDVRLHRIIYNVIEEIESAMKGMLDPEFEEKVIGQVEVRTTFKVSKVGTIAGCYVTEGKITRDSTVRLIRDGVVSYEGKIDALKRFKDDAKEVSAGYECGITLEKFNDIKEGDIIEAYIMEEIKVK
- a CDS encoding YlxQ family RNA-binding protein, with amino-acid sequence MKPSPWENFLGIAVRAGKVISGEELVVKSVQKQNAKLVLLSKDASENTKKKVTDKCLFYKVDLVWIEDRNILGKAIGKEQRVVVAVNDQGFSKRLKELLDH
- the rnpM gene encoding RNase P modulator RnpM, whose protein sequence is MKTRKIPMRKCVACQEMKAKKELTRIVRSPEGEVSVDTSGKKSGRGAYLCHEAACIEQAKKKKVLESHLKAKIPADLYEQLEKGSHTS
- the nusA gene encoding transcription termination factor NusA, translated to MSTELLDALTLLEKEKGISKDVIIEAIEAALISAYKRNFHQAQNVRVDFNRDTGSIRVFSRKNVVEEVEDDRQEISVAEAQAINPGYELDDIVEEEVTPKDFGRIAAQTAKQVVTQRVREAERGIIFSEFIDREEDIITGIVQRQDHRYMYVSLGRVEALLPAAEQMPGESHTTNDRIKVYITKVEKTTKGPQILVSRTHPGLLKRLFELEVPEIYDGTVEIKSIAREAGDRSKIAVHAADPEVDPVGSCVGQKGARVQTIVNELNGEKIDIVRWSEDPVVYVANSLSPAKVLEVQVNEEEKMTTVIVPDYQLSLAIGKRGQNARLAAKLTGWKIDIKSETEAVESGVYDPANARNDFFDDTDEDEE